From one Eucalyptus grandis isolate ANBG69807.140 chromosome 9, ASM1654582v1, whole genome shotgun sequence genomic stretch:
- the LOC120288420 gene encoding phosphoenolpyruvate carboxykinase (ATP)-like — protein MDKGKVKSVISTCHVCKCPYSCAIHVVFEEHTREVDYSDKSVTENTRAAYPIEYIPNAKIPCVAPHPKNVILLACDAFGVLPPVSKLSLAQTMYHFISGYTALVCVQLLNFGSFVAPNA, from the exons ATGGACAAAGGGAAGGTGAAGAGTG TGATATCCACATGCCACGTATGTAAATGCCCATATTCATGTGCCATTCACGTGGTGTTTGAAGAGCACACGAGGGAAGTGGATTACTCTGACAAGTCAGTTACAG AGAACACACGGGCGGCCTATCCCATTGAGTACATACCAAATGCGAAAATCCCGTGTGTTGCCCCACACCCGAAGAATGTCATTCTCTTGGCATGTGACGCGTTTGGAGTGCTCCCTCCTGTAAGCAAGCTGAGCCTGGCACAGACTATGTACCATTTCATAAGCGGCTATACCGCTCTGGTATGTGTCCAACTGTTGAACTTTGGTTCCTTTGTTGCTCCAAATGCTTAA